From the Antennarius striatus isolate MH-2024 chromosome 15, ASM4005453v1, whole genome shotgun sequence genome, the window CTGAGTGGCTTCATACCGCTCCGCGTCATCAAAACCCATTGAATGAGGTTGATTGATGAACACCTTGACCTCCTTTGGGTATCGAGCTGAGACGAAGGATGCAGCAGGGGGGATAGAGGGATTTTACTTTTCAGGAACCTCATTGACAAATAATCCAGACAAACAGCTCCAGTCCAGTCACTCATGTGTGAAACAACATGAACAACTCACCAAAGTCTGATGACTGTAACTTCATGGAGAAGAGCTTGACAGGCTGGTTGAAGGCAATCGTTATCAACAGCTAGACAGGATTAAAGGACAAAACACGGGAGACAATCATAGATTAACCAGCGTTACAAGCTAAGGTCAGGAAAGGCAAAGTTAGACAGAGCAGTTTTCTTTGTGAAGAACGTTTCACATACTAGTACTGAGGTGGTGGACAGAATACGTTCATTCATACTTGTTCATGATCAATCTATAAGAAAGTTTACTAAAAATAGTTagagaataaaaacaaggcagtcacagactacaaatcccacgacttaccctaacctacttctaggtcaaagctatgcactagctttgaccatagatcgaCCATAGACAGTCCTCATACacgtcctgcaccactctaacatacttctctgccacgcCAGaattcctcatacaataccacagttcctctctggacaccctgtcataagctttctccagatctacaaaaacacaatgcagctccgtctggccttctctgtacttctctatcaacatcctcaaagcaaatactgcatttgtagtactcttttttagcatgaaagcatactgctgctcacaaatgctgacttctgcccttagtctagcttccactactctctcccataacttcattgtatggatcatcagctttattcctctgtagttgccacaactctgtacgtctcccttgttcttaaaaatgggcaccagcacacttctcctccattcctcaggcatcttctcactatctaagatcctgttgaacaacccagtcagaaactctactgccacctctcctagacacttccatatctccacaggtatatcatcaggaccgagtgccttttcactcttcattctcttcagtgccctcctcacttcatcctgactaatctttgctacttcctggtccacaacagccacctgtTCTAGTCTTTGTCCTCTGTCATTTTCCCCATATCACTTGTTATCATTCAGAACTTTGGATTTGAAAAAGACAGGGTTACTTTCCTCACACATGCTCAGTCGATACAATTTCAGAGCATAGGTGAAAGGTGTTGCGACACATTCACAGCAGGACAGGTTCTCAGAAGAAGAAACTCGTACCTGTTCATCGCAGTCGGACTCCAAGCAGGAAGAGTCTTTGATTAGGCAGTTATCGAAGCCGCAGTCGTCGCTCTCATTGAGGCATTCACAGCCGGCTTTGCAGATAAAAGGCATGAGGTCCAtctggaataaaacaaaaaagtcaagGTCAGTTCCTCGGCACTCCTCAGCCTTCTTTAAGCATTCTTTAAGGATCTCGGGTAGTAAACGTGCATTGGCATTTGTGTCCGACTTCATGCCACATTCTCGTATTTATGATTTGTCTTTAAAGTCTGATGAGGTTCTGTGCTGCTATCAAAAGGCTTCTTGAGGATATGAGAGAGAGGCTGAGGCTAATAATGATGCCGTTCTTAAACTTGATATAAATCCTGAGAACTGAAATTAGTAAAGAAAACTTAATCAGGAGTGTGGATCACTCACATATCCCTTTGGGATGTCAGAGTCCTCGCTGTTTCCCGGGTCGTTCTCCGTGTGCTGTTTAATTTTGTCTTCCAGGCCTGTGGGGTCTGCCCCCTGATACTGTTCCAATCGAACCCGGTTCCTGAAGAACAAAAATGTTGGTGTGGCTGTGATGTTGTTGGCCGCTGCTGTCGCCTGAGATAACAGACAAAGGATGAAGTCAGTCTTGGATCACGAACCTCTTCTGAAACCAACTTCTCCTTCCTCAATCAAACTAGCATCTATTTCAAATGTCTGCTTTAGCAAGAACCCCACGCCTTGTTATTTTGCCTCAGGTCTGTAACTTCCACCAAGATGTGGAATTAAGTTTTTGGTTGAAACCAACTaaaccacttcatccactgACCTATAAATAATAACTTCAATTTTAAGACCAGACAACATCATACGTCACAGTTCAAGCAAAGACTACTAAGACTTACTATTGTCAAGAAGAGCCTGACAGcagcaataaataaaaaccattaataacaataaatgtgtAGCTAAAGCTTGACATAACTTATTCTGCTGTTACAAAGTGTCCCTGCTAACAAAGACTGTCagtcactgaaaaacaaaacaaaacagaaaacctgTCAGGATGTTGAATGTAAACCACAAAGCAGATTTACCTGACATAAATGGACATCTACTTCAAGGAAGACGACGTTTGGGAATTTGTTGCTCAACGTGTTAAAAATTGGAGCTATTCTGATGCAGGGTCCACACCTGAGGATGGAGAGGAGACTGTTAGTGAGCTGCTCCATTCACACAAGGAGTTCCTTGCTCTGCGGCGACAGTGAtagttaattattattttattagctGGTTTTATTAGctgaaatgttgacattttctGCTTGTTTCATTTACATTCAAGAGAAAACTGGACGTATTCACgttgaaacaaatgtttga encodes:
- the LOC137608409 gene encoding thioredoxin-like protein 1 encodes the protein MVGVKVIGSDQELQPELAAAGCRLAVVKFTMAGCGPCIRIAPIFNTLSNKFPNVVFLEVDVHLCQATAAANNITATPTFLFFRNRVRLEQYQGADPTGLEDKIKQHTENDPGNSEDSDIPKGYMDLMPFICKAGCECLNESDDCGFDNCLIKDSSCLESDCDEQLLITIAFNQPVKLFSMKLQSSDFARYPKEVKVFINQPHSMGFDDAERYEATQALELSEEDYKDDALIPLRYVKFQNIQSVTLFIKSNQGNEETTKINYLTFIGTPVQATNMGDFRRVVGKKGESH